The genomic segment ATGCGAACACTGCACAATGGTTAAACTCATTTAGTTATTATTTTTCAAATCCATATACGACCTTGCCTCAATACCCTGTTCATTTATCTGTAAACCAGTGTTCAAGCGTAAATTATAATTTTGCATATCTTTCAGTTCCTGCGGTACTTCCTGACCGCTGAGTTCTGCTGCTGTCACCAAGGGCGTAAAAGCTTTGCGGTAATTGATTGATAGGCTGTAAATCCCTGTTGCTGTTATTGGTTTATCACCCAGTTCAATGGCGATTTTTTTGGCTTTATCACCGCTAAAAATAACCATATGCTCTTTATGCATGACTACTTGGGGATTAATGCCAGGTAGTGATGAAAATGGAATCAGTGATGATAGTGGAACTACTTTACCGTTTGCAGGTAATTTAACGTCTGCCAGCTCTGGTCTAAACGTCGCCATAATATTAAATAATGTTCTTGGGTCGCTGGCTGATAAACTGATGATGGTATCTAAATTTTTGATGACCACTTCACTCTGACTTTCATCTAAACTGTAATCAAGTACCGCGCCCGAAACACCTTTAATACCATTAGCCATTGCCGTCATTACACCAAGCATTGCGGGATTGTTCTGCTGAATTTCGGATTGCATCTTTTGTAATGGAGGGCAGATATAACTTGGTTGTTGTAATTCATTCCAAACGCGACTGATTGCGGGTGATAGGTTGCCGACATCAACGCCAATACCAAGAGCTAACACGGTATTATTTAGATCGTTGACGTATTCAGGTATAAACCCAGCCAACTGTGTTAGGGCTGTTAAAATGGTTTGATTGTGACTCTCGATCACCATCGCCATCTCAAGCGTTGTATTATCGTCATTAATGTCAAATTGATGGAAACCAAACACAGTTCGTGGCCAGTTTCTGGCAATACTGGTGAGTTCCTTTTTACATGCAGGTTGCTGGTAGACTTGCAGGTGATCTTGCTCCTGTAATACCATTAACTTAGCAATATGCTGACCAAGTAAGTTCTTATCTGGTGATGTTATAGCTTGAACTAGGGCTTGGTGATTTATATAGCTGATCGCATCTTCGGTAAAACCGTGTGTGCTAATAATATCATTGAGCAGGTTTGAATTTGCTAAAGAGTTCTCTACCGGCGTTATTCCCAGTGCATTTTCCAATAATAATGGTTGGTTTAAACTGCTATTAAAAGTGACGGTTAAGATATTATTATGTTGACTAATAATTAACGCTAACTGTTCTGGATCTGTTTCGTCAGTAAGTTGGTAGCTGCGATAATCACGCTGTTTTATTTGACTTTGCTCATGGCTAAATCCACTTTCAGCTTCAGCCTTATCCAATAATGCCCATATCGCATCTGGGTCGGTGACATCTATTTTGAATACCGGGATCATACCTAAGGTGTACAGATAACCTTGTACCTCCTCTGCAATACCAAACGTAGCCATGAAAGTATCTGCATCTTGCATACTTTCTAGATAACTTTTAACTAAATGTAAGAAAAAATTGATCTTAGTATCTGCAGGGTCGTAACTCTCACTTGAGTATAAAGCTGTAATCAGATCATCGGGTGATTGGCTATAATTGTAACTTATCGAATTAATGTATGCTCTGATAGGGAAGGGGGTTAATTGTCCTGAAAACAGTGCTGTATTTGCAGGAATGTAGTCTAATATTGCGTGCTCATTTGATGTTTGTTTTTTCGTGAGTAGATATCCCGCCGTGGCGATAGTGATAATTAAAGCGCCTGCAATTAAAGTCCGTTTCATCGTATCCAATCCATTTTATATTGTTAATTCCAGTATGGTATATTTATTCCGTTTTCGTTATTCGCTCGTCATTTTTAGTGTCACTACATTATTTACATAAGCGCGATACGTAAATAAAATTATATAAATATTAATTAGAAATTAGAAATAAAGCGATATATACAAAAATGCCTATTAGGATTAACTAATAGGCATTTTTATTTCTATACTGAGCTAAGCACTACAAACAAGCTAGTGAGGTCATGTGAACTCATTATACAAATGAGAACTGTACCCCTAAATTATAACTAAACTCGCTTTGGGTGCGATTCGCATACTCAAGGCCTGCTACGAGTCCAAAGGTAGAACCGAGTTGGAAAACGTTCTTTAATCTGACCATATTCTTATGTTCTTCAACTGCTTCATATTGGTACGAAAGATCTGTCATCCAATGTCTAGCAATTTGAGCTTTGATCCCTGCTTTGCAGTAGCCCGAGGTCTCAGCATAATGCCGCTCATCTCTATTCGCACTGTGGTTAACGACCCCGCAAGACACAGGCACTGAAAATGTTGATGAGCGTTTAATGACATAACCCATCCCTGCTGACCAGGTATTTATTTCAGAGCTAAATCGGGTTTGGAAATTAGCATCACCTTCAACAAATATATCGCCAATAATATTGGCATTCACATCAAGATATAGTCCTGCT from the Moritella sp. Urea-trap-13 genome contains:
- a CDS encoding outer membrane beta-barrel protein translates to MKKFLLTLLLSTNVYANTDIADNFTYVGFGYKATNYSSDAMTPYFGDKYNNSENKGLAGLYLDVNANIIGDIFVEGDANFQTRFSSEINTWSAGMGYVIKRSSTFSVPVSCGVVNHSANRDERHYAETSGYCKAGIKAQIARHWMTDLSYQYEAVEEHKNMVRLKNVFQLGSTFGLVAGLEYANRTQSEFSYNLGVQFSFV